From the Synechococcus sp. KORDI-49 genome, the window GCGGATCAGCCCAGCTGGCAGCACGCCGCTGAGGATGCCCCTGTGGTGATCCCGAGAAACGGCCTGCTGCCGTCGATGCTGGCTGAAGCCCTCAAACGCGCCCCTGCCGCCGACGCCGTTCTCAACTTCGGCTACGACTGGCTGCCTCTGTGGACCACGCCCTGGGTCTCGGTTCCCCTGTTTCATCTGATCAGCATGGGGGATGTCGCGGCTGTGATGCGCGACGCGATCGAGTCTCTGGCGCGGTGGGACCAGCGGCGTCTGGCCTTTCACACCCGCCGGCAGGCCGCTGATTTCCAGCTGCCGTCACCAGCGCGTGTGGTGGGAAATGGCTTTGACCTGGGTCGCTATGAGCTGCGGCTCGCGACGGACGGACCCCTCGGATGGGCCGGCCGCATCGCTCCGGAGAAGGGGCTGGAAGATGCTGCGGCCGCGGCTGCTGCACTTGGAGAGCGCCTGTTGGTGTGGGGCCTGAGAGAAGATCCGTCCTATGCAGAGGCCGTGGAGGCTGGCGTCCCGGCCGGCACCATCGACTGGAGAGGGTTTCTGCCGACGCACGAGCTGCAGAGGGATCTGGGGCGTTGCCGGGCACTGATCAACACGCCGAAGTGGAATGAGGCCTACGGCAATGTCGTGGTCGAGGCCCTGGCCTGCGGGGTCCCGGTGGTCGCCTACGACCGGGGCGGGCCAGGGGAGCTGATCCGCTCCGGGGAGACCGGCTGGCTGGTGCCTCCGGACGATCGCCAGGCCCTTGTGGAGGCTCTCGATCGGGTGGGGCAGATCGATCGTCGCTGCTGCCGCTCCTGGGTGGAGGACAAC encodes:
- a CDS encoding glycosyltransferase yields the protein MSELPLDLVLLSTPIGALGSGRGGGVELTLTSLMQGLAERGHRLTLIAADGSCLPAGCEAVDLVMLPGADQPSWQHAAEDAPVVIPRNGLLPSMLAEALKRAPAADAVLNFGYDWLPLWTTPWVSVPLFHLISMGDVAAVMRDAIESLARWDQRRLAFHTRRQAADFQLPSPARVVGNGFDLGRYELRLATDGPLGWAGRIAPEKGLEDAAAAAAALGERLLVWGLREDPSYAEAVEAGVPAGTIDWRGFLPTHELQRDLGRCRALINTPKWNEAYGNVVVEALACGVPVVAYDRGGPGELIRSGETGWLVPPDDRQALVEALDRVGQIDRRCCRSWVEDNATRAVFSGRVERWIRDGLVEDASIGAQH